Within the Streptomyces vilmorinianum genome, the region CGGACGGCGTTCAGGAGTCCGTGAAGACCTCGCCGCGCTCGGCCTTCTCCACCAGCAGGGCCGGCGGCAGGAAACGGTCGCCGTACTTCTCCGCCAGTTCACGCGCGCGTGCCACGAAGCCGGGAAGCCCGCCCTCGTACCCGTTGATGTACTGGAGCACACCACCGGTCCAGGCCGGGAAGCCGATGCCCATGACGGAGCCGATGTTGGCGTCGGCGACCGAGGTCAGGACGTTCTCCTCCAGGCAGCGGACCGAGTCCAGCGCCTCCGAGAACAGCATCCGCTCCTTCATGTCCTCGAACGGGATGTCCACGTCCGCCTTCGTGAAGTGCTCGCGGAGCCCCGGCCACAGCCCGGCCCGCTTGCCGTCCTCGCCGTACTCGTAGAAGCCCGCCCCGCCGCTGCGTCCCGTACGCCCGAACTCGTCGACCATGCGGTCGATCACCGCGTCCGAGGGGTGCCCGGCCCAGGTCCCGCCGGCCTCCTCGACCGCGCGCCGGGTCTCGTTGCGGATCTTGCGGGGCAGGGTGAGGGTCAGCTCGTCCATCAGGGAGAGCACCTTGGCGGGGTAGCCGGCCTGGGCCGCCGCCTGCTCGACCGAGACCGGGTCGGCGCCTTCGCCGACCATCGCCACGCCCTCGTTGATGAACTGGCCGATCACCCGGGAGGTGAAGAAGCCGCGCGAGTCGTTGACGACGATCGGGGTCTTCTTGATCTGCCGTACGAGGTCGAAGGCGCGGGCCAGCGCCTCGTCGCCGGTCCGCTCGCCCTTGATGATCTCCACGAGCGGCATCTTGTCGACGGGCGAGAAGAAGTGCAGTCCGATGAAGTCGGCCTGGCGGTCGACCCCCTCGGCGAGCACCGTGATCGGCAGCGTCGAGGTGTTGGAGCAGAGCAGCGCGTCCGGCTCGATGACGTCCTGGATCTCCTGGAAGACCTTGTGCTTGAGGGCGGTGTCCTCGAAGACGGCCTCGATCACGGCGTCGCAGCCGGCCAGGTCGGCGGGGTCTGCGGTCGGGGTGATCCGGGCGAGCAGTTCGTCCGCCTTCTCCTGCGTGGAGCGGCCCCGGGAGACGGCCTTGGCGCAGAGCTTCTCGGAGTAGCCCTTGCCCTTGGCGGCCGCCGCCGCCGAGACGTCCTTGAGGACGACCTCGATGCCCGCGCGGGCGCAGGAGTACGCGATGCCGGCGCCCATCATGCCCGCGCCGAGGACCGCGACCTTGCGGACGGGGCGCGGCTCGACGCCCTTGGGGCGGTTCGCGCCGGAGTTGACGGCCTGGAGGTCGAAGAAGAACGCCTGGATCATGTTCTTCGCCGTCTGGCCGGTGACCAGCTCGGTGAAGTACCGCGCCTCGATGGTCAGCGCGGTCTCGAAGTCGACCTGCGAGCCCTCGACGGCGCACGCGAGGATGTTGCGCGGGGCCGGGTAGGGCGCGCCGTTCAGCTGCTTCTTCAGGTTGGCGGGGAAGGCCGGCAGGTTGGCGGCGAACCGCGGGTTCGACGGGGTGCCGCCGGGGATCTTGTAGCCCTTGACGTCCCAGGGCTGCTGCGACTCGGGGTGGGCGTCGATGAAGGCGCGTGCCTTGGCCAGCATCTCCTCCGGCGTGGCGGCCACCTCGTGGACGAGGCCGTTGTCGAGGGCCCGCCGCGGGGAGTACTGCGTGCCCTGGAGGAGGACCTTGAGCAGCGCGTCCGCGATGCCCATGAGGCGTACGGTACGGGTGACGCCGCCGCCCGCCGGGAGGAGACCGAGCGTGACCTCGGGCAGGCCGATCTTGGAGCCGGGCGCGTCGAGGGCGATCCGGTGGTGGGCGGCGAGGGCGATCTCGTAACCGCCGCCGAGCGCGGCGCCGTTGATGGCGGCGACGACGGGCTTGCCGAGGGTCTCGATCCGGCGCAGCG harbors:
- a CDS encoding 3-hydroxyacyl-CoA dehydrogenase NAD-binding domain-containing protein produces the protein MSQSTTIRWEQDETGVVTLVLDDPNQSANTMNQAFKDSIAAIADRAEAEKDSIRGIIYTSAKKTFFAGGDLKDMIRLRPEDAQIAFDTGTAIKSSLRRIETLGKPVVAAINGAALGGGYEIALAAHHRIALDAPGSKIGLPEVTLGLLPAGGGVTRTVRLMGIADALLKVLLQGTQYSPRRALDNGLVHEVAATPEEMLAKARAFIDAHPESQQPWDVKGYKIPGGTPSNPRFAANLPAFPANLKKQLNGAPYPAPRNILACAVEGSQVDFETALTIEARYFTELVTGQTAKNMIQAFFFDLQAVNSGANRPKGVEPRPVRKVAVLGAGMMGAGIAYSCARAGIEVVLKDVSAAAAAKGKGYSEKLCAKAVSRGRSTQEKADELLARITPTADPADLAGCDAVIEAVFEDTALKHKVFQEIQDVIEPDALLCSNTSTLPITVLAEGVDRQADFIGLHFFSPVDKMPLVEIIKGERTGDEALARAFDLVRQIKKTPIVVNDSRGFFTSRVIGQFINEGVAMVGEGADPVSVEQAAAQAGYPAKVLSLMDELTLTLPRKIRNETRRAVEEAGGTWAGHPSDAVIDRMVDEFGRTGRSGGAGFYEYGEDGKRAGLWPGLREHFTKADVDIPFEDMKERMLFSEALDSVRCLEENVLTSVADANIGSVMGIGFPAWTGGVLQYINGYEGGLPGFVARARELAEKYGDRFLPPALLVEKAERGEVFTDS